The region TACTGCCGCAGTGACAAATAAATACTCCTATACGTTTCATGCGCCCTCCCTCCTTGCTCCTGTACTAAGTGCATCCTCAACAAGACTTTCCGCTGGTACAAAATGCTTATGTATACCTATCTCCTTAGGAGAATAGCCGAAAGATAGGGCAACAAGTTCGGTAAAATGGAAGACTGGCATATTGAAATTAGTCCCAAGTTGGACATTGAGTTGTTTCTGTCGCATATCAAGATTTATCATGCATAACGGACAAGCGGTTGCAATGGCTTGGGCCCCATTAATCTGAGCGTTTTTAAGAATATCATGAATCATCTGCTGCCCAATCTTAGGAACAGGTACTACATGACTAGCTCCACAACATTCAGTTTTATAGCCCCATTCCACTGGGTCTGCTCCCAGAACTGCCATAATATTGTCCATAACCATCGGGTTTTCAGGATCGTCTGATTGCGCAATCTTCGGAGGACGTACTAGCAAACAGCCATAATAAGAGGCAACTTTTAGACCGGTGAGAGGCTTGATAACATGGGCCTTTATGTTGTCTAAACCGATTTTTTTCCCTAGTACATCTAGGAAAGATAGTATTTCAATGTTGGCTTGATAGTCCATTCCAATTATGTCACTAATTTCGGCTTTCGTTTCAGGTGAAGATTGTGCCTCAGCTGCGGTAGTCTTACACCGTGCAAAACAAGCTGCGCAGGGTATAGCTACGGTATCAAAACCTTCAGCCTCCGCAATAGCTAAGTTACGCGCCGGCAAAGCCAAGGCAAGCATATGATTAACTGCATGGGCCGATGATGCTCCACAGCAATTCCAGTCAGGGATCTCAACTAAATCAACACCCATTTTTTTTGCAACTAGTTTGTTTGAAGTATCAAATTCTACACCGGTAGCATCTAGCGAACAACCAGGGTAATAAGCGTATTTCAATGTTGCCCCCCCTTTTCAAGACACTTAGCAAATATTCTCTTTATAGCCTGCGTATTTTTAACCCTGCTTGGTAAAATGTGAGCCTTACCAGTCTTAAATAAGTGGGAACCGGCATCTGCGT is a window of Veillonellaceae bacterium DNA encoding:
- a CDS encoding heterodisulfide reductase subunit B, with product MKYAYYPGCSLDATGVEFDTSNKLVAKKMGVDLVEIPDWNCCGASSAHAVNHMLALALPARNLAIAEAEGFDTVAIPCAACFARCKTTAAEAQSSPETKAEISDIIGMDYQANIEILSFLDVLGKKIGLDNIKAHVIKPLTGLKVASYYGCLLVRPPKIAQSDDPENPMVMDNIMAVLGADPVEWGYKTECCGASHVVPVPKIGQQMIHDILKNAQINGAQAIATACPLCMINLDMRQKQLNVQLGTNFNMPVFHFTELVALSFGYSPKEIGIHKHFVPAESLVEDALSTGARREGA